The Aspergillus chevalieri M1 DNA, chromosome 5, nearly complete sequence genome includes a region encoding these proteins:
- a CDS encoding uncharacterized protein (COG:T;~EggNog:ENOG410PKRQ;~InterPro:IPR004839,IPR015424,IPR015421,IPR015422;~PFAM:PF00155;~go_function: GO:0003824 - catalytic activity [Evidence IEA];~go_function: GO:0030170 - pyridoxal phosphate binding [Evidence IEA];~go_process: GO:0009058 - biosynthetic process [Evidence IEA]), translated as MGSIGQAPIDTAIASHHLSSRGAQNYLYRDIWGPRQKYMGDPWSPNNPNGTVILRLAENSLMHDEIAEFINAQAKVHPLNHLTYSTGPRGSRRLRNTAASFLTEEFHSRDVITADNIFITPGVASAIDALAWAICNDGEGILIPQPLYNGFHFDMLNRSNARIVGVTYEGIEGYKGLEDLFSPGVNRRALESALRRAESEGILVRAVLVSNPHNPLGRCYPPETLKEFASFCGKHGLHFISDEIYAQSVFPNPAIPIPVPFISTLSFDLRDIIDPNLIHILYGASKDFCANGLRLGFICTNNEGIIGAMSSISMFSWSPHLLQDVWAAILEDRQWMRGFMLKKTNLMAENHTIATSFFRLRGICYFEMNAGLFIWIDLRHLLLSKSVQSGYDYSALRVTSPDASIYKQREMRIADICMENGVMIAPGNVYMPEEFGWFRITFTVGKAALVEGLERFWRALGDIEMERRDWE; from the exons ATGGGCTCAATCGGCCAAGCGCCCATTGACACAGCGATAGCTAGTCACCACTTATCCAGCCGAGGCGCCCAAAATTATCTATATCGCGATATATGGGGTCCGCGGCAGAAGTATATGGGAGATCCATGGTCACCGAATAACCCTAATGGAAC CGTCATCCTCCGTCTCGCTGAGAATAGTCTCATGCACGATGAAATCGCAGAATTCATTAATGCGCAG GCCAAAGTCCATCCTCTCAACCACCTAACTTACAGTACCGGACCGCGCGGCTCACGCCGTCTCCGAAATACAGCAGCGTCATTTCTAACCGAGGAGTTCCATTCACGTGATGTAATCACAGCAGATAATATCTTCATCACACCCGGTGTAGCCAGTGCCATCGACGCGTTGGCTTGGGCGATTTGCAATGATGGAGAGGGTATCCTCATCCCGCAGCCATTATACAACGGCTTTCATTTCGATATGTTGAATCGAAGTAATGCGCGTATTGTGGGTGTTACGTATGAGGGGATTGAGGGATATAAGGGTCTTGAAGATTTGTTTTCCCCGGGGGTGAACAGGAGGGCGCTTGAGAGTGCGTTGAGAAGGGCTGAGAGTGAGGGCATTCTTGTTCGGGCTGTTTTGGTTTCGAA CCCACATAATCCGTTGGGGAGATGTTAT CCCCCCGAGACCCTAAAAGAATTTGCCTCCTTCTGCGGCAAGCATGGCCTACACTTCATCTCTGACGAGATCTACGCACAGTCCGTCTTTCCTAATCCCGCAATCCCAATCCCGGTCCCATTTATTTCCACCCTCTCCTTCGACCTCCGCGACATCATCGACCCAAACCTCATCCACATACTATACGGCGCAAGCAAAGACTTCTGCGCCAACGGGCTACGTCTGGGTTTCATCTGTACGAACAATGAAGGCATTATAGGCGCGATGTCGAGTATCAG TATGTTTTCCTGGTCACCGCATCTCCTCCAAGATGTCTGGGCTGCTATACTCGAAGACAGACAGTGGATGAGAGGGTTTATGCTGAAGAAGACCAACCTCATGGCTGAGAATCATACTATTGCGACGTCGTTTTTCCGACTACGAGGGATCTGTTACTTCGAGAT GAATGCGGGTCTGTTTATATGGATCGATCTTCGCCATTTACTTCTATCCAAATCGGTGCAGTCGGGGTATGACTATAGCGCATTGAGGGTTACATCTCCCGATGCTAGTATTTACAAACAGCGTGAGATGAGGATTGCAGATATCTGTATGGAAAATGGTGTTATGATTGCGCCAGGGAATGTGTATATGCCGGAAGAGTTTGGGTGGTTTCGGATAACGTTCACTGTAGGGAAAGCGGCGTTAGTGGAGGGGTTGGAGAGGTTTTGGAGGGCATTGGGGGATATCGAGATGGAAAGGAGGGATTGGGAGTAA